One stretch of Methylococcus capsulatus DNA includes these proteins:
- a CDS encoding protein-L-isoaspartate(D-aspartate) O-methyltransferase codes for MTILPIHARPPLNAGGRCGSRPLAVVRLLGCLLALASVPLGCVLAQPGDYAAARSRMVELQLKGAGRDIRDPRVLQAMAEVPRHEFVPPPLRDYAYSDSPLPIGFGQTISQPYIVAFMTERLEPKPSDKVLEIGTGSGYQAAVLSKLVAEVYTIEIVEPLGQRAKADLQRLGFGNVQVRIGDGYRGWPEAAPFDAIILTSAASEVPPPLIGQLKDGGRLIAPLGQSSYQELYLLKKQGGKLERRAILPVRFVPMTGEVLKGTPP; via the coding sequence ATGACGATACTACCGATCCACGCTCGTCCACCGCTTAACGCCGGGGGGAGGTGTGGCAGCCGGCCACTCGCCGTCGTACGCTTGCTCGGCTGCCTGTTGGCTCTCGCGTCGGTTCCCCTCGGCTGCGTTCTTGCCCAGCCGGGCGACTACGCTGCGGCCCGCAGCCGCATGGTCGAGTTGCAGCTCAAGGGCGCCGGGCGCGACATCCGCGATCCGCGGGTGCTCCAGGCGATGGCCGAGGTGCCTCGGCACGAATTCGTGCCCCCGCCGCTGCGGGATTACGCCTACAGTGACAGCCCGCTGCCCATCGGCTTCGGACAGACGATTTCCCAGCCTTACATCGTCGCCTTCATGACCGAGCGGCTCGAGCCCAAGCCCTCCGACAAGGTGCTGGAAATCGGGACCGGTTCGGGTTACCAGGCGGCGGTGCTCTCGAAGTTGGTGGCGGAGGTTTACACCATCGAGATCGTCGAGCCGCTGGGGCAAAGGGCCAAGGCCGATCTTCAGCGTCTGGGCTTCGGCAACGTGCAGGTCCGGATCGGAGACGGTTACCGGGGCTGGCCGGAAGCCGCGCCTTTCGATGCGATCATCCTGACCAGTGCGGCGAGCGAGGTGCCGCCGCCCCTCATCGGACAGCTCAAAGACGGTGGCCGTCTGATCGCTCCCCTTGGCCAGTCGTCTTACCAGGAGCTGTACCTGCTGAAAAAGCAGGGCGGAAAACTGGAACGGCGGGCGATCCTGCCCGTCCGATTCGTCCCCATGACCGGCGAGGTTTTGAAGGGGACGCCGCCATGA